Within the Mucilaginibacter sp. CSA2-8R genome, the region CTTTATCTCGTCTTTTTTATATCGCCGGATCTGAAGGAGTGTTTGGATTATTCAAACGTTCCTGATCGGGATAAGGGTAAAAGATGCGGTTGCGTTCGCTTAGGTCAGTTGGCGGTGCCGGGCGGTTAAAGCGGCGGGTATCTTCCCACTTTAAGCCACTCAGGTACAGCTCGGTGCAACGCTGTTTGTAAACCTCCAGCAATAAATCGGCGTTGGTTACCGGTCCGCTATAGGCTGGCAAGCCTGCATTTACGCCAAACAGATCGCCGGTGGTTTGGGTGCGCACAGCATTTATCTGTGCCAGCGCATCGGTCAACGAACCATTTAAACGCAGTATAGCCTCGGCTTTAATCAGCTTAATCTCGTCGGTCAGGTACACCGGGATGGCACTGGTTTGAGTAGCGGCAAAGCCGGTAAGGCCCACCGTAACCTCGCCGCCAATGGTGGTTTTAATACCGTTAAAATAAAAATTATAGCGCTGGTCGCCAGTATAATATAAGCTGGCAGGCAAACCAAAATTGTCGCGCGGTACGTAAGATTTGGTTACGTTAAACAGCGTATACAGCGGGTTAGGGCTTTGCGTAGTGTAGGTAAACCTTGATGTTTTAGTAAGATCAACCAGGTTGGCGTTATCCAGCGCTTTTTGATAGTTACCGGCCATTAAGTTGATACGGGCTTCCATGGCATATAAACTGTTCACCAGGTCAAAATCGGGCCCGGCAATGGCAGAACCAAATGTAGCATTGGGCGCATTGGCCTTTACCGCAGCCACGCCTAAATCGAGCAGGCGGATGGCCTCGGCAAAAACCTGGGCCCGCGGGGTAAAGCTTACCGGTGCAGCGGTGCTGGTGCTTAGGTTAGCCTGTTGAAAAGCCATCGCTAACTCGGCCAGTGCCATGGCTTTAAACAAGTAGGCTTGCCCCATGATGCCGCTTAACAGCGCCGGTTCTATCGAGCTGATTTGCGGGGCGTTGGCAATTACGTTTTCGCACATGGTCATTTCGCGCTGCATGGCCGACCAGTAATTGAGCACACCTGCATTGGCCGTTGGCAGGGCCGTACCGCCGGCTTCCAGTTCTAACACAGTGGTAAAGGTGGCAAAGCCCTTCATTTCGCGGGTGGTAGCACTCGGAGCTAAAATTACGGCGCTCAGGCCGCTGGTAGAGTAGTATTGGCGCAAACCAATGCTCAGGGCAACAATACCGTCGCGGCTGTTAAGCACCTGCTCGCTGGCGGCCGCGTTGGGGTTAACCTGGTCCAGCTTACACGATGATGCCAGCGCCAGCATCACCACGGATAAAATCTTATATCTTGTTTTCATAAACGTCATTTAAATGGATTTAAAAAGTGTAGTTAAGGCCCAGGGCAATAGTTCTGGGGATGGGTACCTCCACAAAGTCGAAACCACGCACGGCACCGCTTTGGCCCGCTGCATTGGTTTCAGGATCCCAGCCGCTGTACTTATCAATCGAAAGTAAGTTACGCCCGGCCAGGGTTACGCGCAAAGGTTTGTCCTTTAAAAACTTTAAATGCAAGGTATATGAGGCCGACACCTCGCGCAGCTTAAGGTAAGAGCCATCCTCAATCCAGTTTTCCATAATGCTGAACAGCGCTGCCGATGTACCTTTAGGCACCTCGCCTTTCAATTCCGGAATGTACCCGGCTAAACCGCCGTACAAATCGCGGTCGCCCACACGTTTGGTGAAGTTAAACACCTCACCGCCGTATGAGGCATCCCACTGCATCCGGAACGAAAGGTTTTTACCTACGTTAAACTCATTGATGAATGAGCCTGTCCACTGCGGATTAGGATCGCCGATTACGCGGTTTACAATAGTACCCGATGGCTGACCTGCAGCGTTGCGGCCTGTCATTTCGCGTTGCGGAAAACCGGTTGGCGTTAACAGCAATGAGCCATCAGCGTTGCGGGCAAATGCTGTGGCATAAAACACACCTAACGGATAGCCCTCAACAGCGGCCACCTGGCCAAAACCACCCGGGAAGGTGAGCAAACCACCCGGAATGTTGAACACTTTATTTTTGTTTTTATTAAAGATGACGGTGGTGCTCCACTTAAAGTTTTCGTGCTGTACCGGGATGCCGCGTACCAGTAACTCGATACCTTTATTGGTCATGTTACCGATATTCTGGAACTGGGTACTGTAACCGGTAGACGGGCGCAGGTTAACCCCCAACAGCAGGTCTTTTACCGATTTGTTGTAGTAAGAAAACTCGAAACCTAAACGGTCGTTCAGGAAACTGGCATCCATACCAATTTCTTTTTCGGTTTGCCGTTCGG harbors:
- a CDS encoding RagB/SusD family nutrient uptake outer membrane protein is translated as MKTRYKILSVVMLALASSCKLDQVNPNAAASEQVLNSRDGIVALSIGLRQYYSTSGLSAVILAPSATTREMKGFATFTTVLELEAGGTALPTANAGVLNYWSAMQREMTMCENVIANAPQISSIEPALLSGIMGQAYLFKAMALAELAMAFQQANLSTSTAAPVSFTPRAQVFAEAIRLLDLGVAAVKANAPNATFGSAIAGPDFDLVNSLYAMEARINLMAGNYQKALDNANLVDLTKTSRFTYTTQSPNPLYTLFNVTKSYVPRDNFGLPASLYYTGDQRYNFYFNGIKTTIGGEVTVGLTGFAATQTSAIPVYLTDEIKLIKAEAILRLNGSLTDALAQINAVRTQTTGDLFGVNAGLPAYSGPVTNADLLLEVYKQRCTELYLSGLKWEDTRRFNRPAPPTDLSERNRIFYPYPDQERLNNPNTPSDPAI